Proteins found in one Streptomyces sp. PCS3-D2 genomic segment:
- a CDS encoding hemerythrin domain-containing protein, which yields MLRPVLLPHLDLDAEQVPAMEAQHRELSAGIREVQALIERWQAQALSEDRDELTEALRRHHRQLCAPLSTRCSCWAWPPRRPNGRAGTRQGCGGCCA from the coding sequence ATGCTCCGGCCGGTCCTGCTACCCCATCTGGACCTCGATGCCGAGCAGGTGCCGGCCATGGAGGCGCAGCACCGGGAGCTCTCCGCAGGGATCCGCGAGGTTCAGGCGCTCATCGAGCGGTGGCAGGCGCAGGCCCTGTCGGAGGACCGTGACGAGTTGACCGAGGCGCTGCGTCGGCATCACCGGCAGCTGTGCGCCCCTCTCTCGACCCGCTGCTCGTGCTGGGCGTGGCCGCCGAGGCGACCGAACGGGCGGGCCGGGACCCGGCAGGGCTGTGGCGGGTGCTGCGCATGA
- a CDS encoding Hsp20/alpha crystallin family protein, whose amino-acid sequence MLMRTDPFREMDRIVQQLSGTSGTWSKPSVMPMDAYRQGDTYVIAFDLPGVSTEAIDIDVERNMLTVKAERRPAGKSDGVQMELSERPLGVFSRQVMLADTLDTEHIEADYDAGVLTLRIPIAERAKPRKVTIGGASGRKQISG is encoded by the coding sequence ATGTTGATGCGCACCGACCCGTTCCGCGAGATGGACCGCATCGTCCAGCAGCTCTCGGGTACGTCCGGGACCTGGTCGAAGCCGTCGGTGATGCCCATGGACGCCTACCGGCAGGGCGACACGTACGTGATCGCCTTCGACCTCCCCGGAGTGAGCACCGAGGCGATCGATATCGACGTCGAGCGGAACATGCTCACGGTGAAGGCCGAGCGTCGACCCGCGGGGAAGTCCGACGGTGTGCAGATGGAGCTCTCCGAGCGGCCCCTCGGTGTCTTCTCCCGCCAGGTCATGCTGGCCGACACCCTCGACACCGAGCACATCGAGGCCGACTACGACGCGGGGGTGCTGACCCTGCGGATCCCGATCGCCGAGCGCGCCAAGCCGCGGAAGGTCACCATCGGCGGCGCGTCCGGCCGCAAGCAGATCTCCGGCTGA